The proteins below come from a single Mya arenaria isolate MELC-2E11 chromosome 8, ASM2691426v1 genomic window:
- the LOC128242922 gene encoding pachytene checkpoint protein 2 homolog, whose product MKMFQKIQELIDEPDALVCVLIDEVESLTAARKGAMSGNEPSDAIRVVNAVLTQIDQIKKYPNVIILTTSNVTGAIDLAFVDRADIKQYIGPPSPSAIYSIYRSCILELTKCRIWTSGQSVLV is encoded by the exons ATGAAGATGTTCCAGAAAATACAGGAACTCATTGATGAGCCTGACGCCCTGGTCTGTGTCCTTATTGATGAG GTTGAAAGTTTGACAGCTGCCCGTAAAGGTGCCATGTCAGGCAATGAGCCGTCAGATGCTATCAGGGTGGTCAATGCTGTTCTCACTCAGATTGACCAGATCAAAAA GTACCCCAATGTGATAATCCTGACCACTTCCAATGTGACAGGGGCTATAGACCTGGCGTTTGTAGACAGAGCTGACATCAAGCAGTATATTGGTCCACCATCACCCTCAGCTATATACTCCATCTATAGATCCTGTATTCTAGAACTTACTAAG TGCCGCATATGGACATCGGGGCAGAGCGTGCTGGTATAA